From Melitaea cinxia chromosome 30, ilMelCinx1.1, whole genome shotgun sequence, one genomic window encodes:
- the LOC123668164 gene encoding uncharacterized protein LOC123668164, which translates to METKTKTKLPQEGTCASGKGESLRASSDARCPFDSGEGTLCYCDSPHMGVDVVPGKGGDTTIAKNTDSDNSLRSGGSNEPSRPKAGLPSRDRKGRFLAKGKTGNRFAALGADESGTDMETAMGSSDRESLPKGRRKRPSSSTFASGRDGSDTEAEGAGLAKINTARRGKARGTTAGPSREKFLKPAPVRPESTNLFTDNESDVGSLIVDDVVALNAQELRARAGEGLAVILEVARKSGNLKGEFVAKLKRSATDLSEVVDAFASRTEADEVRRLRAENRRFRIEIEAMKTELKAMRRGFAEAKTEAAANAAAAAAAAANASVAGPPATLPVAAMLEEFKHSLTCSLGDMMNVRLAQIEERLPPAPSVRPALGVGGPRRPETAATTSAAPSTVAREETWATVVKRGKGKRKGKGKSSAPPSTPVVEGRTAAPAVKPTGKPAAASSARPAAKPTAKPTKQSGRPATKATVKAKFKAPKTAAVVVQLQPAAVEKGQTYDSIFRSAEDTVKLEELGIERILFRHTATGARMLEIPGSDKEEKADRLASRLREALSDVATVVRPVKTAQVRISGLDDTATPERVAAAVAKATSSDVGTVRVGAIRSGFGGMGSTVVTCPVSVAKALTEGGRLLIGWSSVRVSALEALPMRCFKCMGLGHTRPKCPASVDRGDLCFKCGNAGHKVASCPEKTPRCVVCAEGGKPSGHIMCGRRCRPATSKGKGALGTRAPRETASQTAADGVAPPAAAGEVEVVMSE; encoded by the coding sequence ATGGAAACAAAGACTAAAACGAAACTACCCCAGGAGGGTACCTGCGCCTCCGGCAAAGGAGAATCCCTCCGTGCATCTTCGGATGCACGCTGCCCGTTCGATTCTGGGGAGGGCACCCTTTGTTACTGTGATTCGCCCCATATGGGCGTTGACGTTGTGCCCGGGAAGGGCGGTGACACGACTATTGCTAAGAACACGGACTCCGATAACAGTCTTCGGAGCGGCGGCTCTAACGAGCCCTCGCGCCCGAAGGCTGGTCTCCCCTCGCGAGATCGCAAGGGGAGATTCCTCGCGAAAGGGAAAACAGGAAACCGCTTTGCGGCTCTGGGCGCAGACGAAAGCGGAACTGATATGGAGACGGCTATGGGGTCCTCGGACCGGGAATCTCTGCCAAAGGGACGGCGGAAGCGGCCCTCATCCTCGACCTTCGCGTCTGGGCGTGACGGTTCGGACACGGAGGCCGAGGGCGCGGGCCTCGCTAAAATAAACACGGCGAGAAGGGGAAAGGCGAGAGGAACCACGGCGGGTCCTTCCCGCGAGAAGTTCCTCAAGCCAGCACCTGTCCGGCCGGAATCGACCAACCTATTCACCGACAACGAGTCCGACGTCGGCTCGTTGATCGTAGACGACGTCGTTGCGCTCAACGCGCAGGAACTCAGGGCGCGCGCGGGCGAGGGACTCGCCGTAATACTAGAGGTTGCCCGGAAATCCGGGAACCTCAAAGGCGAGTTCGTCGCAAAGCTGAAGAGGTCCGCGACGGACCTGAGCGAGGTGGTCGACGCCTTTGCCTCTAGGACCGAGGCCGATGAAGTGAGGCGGCTCCGAGCGGAGAACCGCCGCTTCAGGATCGAAATAGAGGCAATGAAAACGGAGCTGAAGGCGATGCGGCGTGGCTTCGCCGAGGCGAAGACGGAAGCGGCCGCtaacgccgccgccgccgccgccgccgctgccaACGCCTCAGTCGCCGGTCCACCTGCGACACTTCCGGTGGCGGCCATGCTAGAGGAGTTCAAGCACTCCTTGACCTGCTCGCTGGGCGATATGATGAACGTCCGGCTGGCGCAGATCGAGGAGAGGCTGCCGCCGGCTCCGTCGGTCCGCCCCGCACTGGGAGTTGGTGGACCTCGACGCCCTGAGACGGCGGCCACtacgtcggcggccccctccaCGGTTGCCCGGGAGGAAACCTGGGCAACAGTGGTTAAAAGAGGGAAGGGCAAGAGGAAGGGGAAAGGGAAGTCCTCCGCCCCTCCATCCACACCTGTAGTCGAAGGCCGGACTGCCGCCCCTGCGGTGAAGCCGACTGGCAAGCCAGCCGCGGCGTCGTCCGCGCGACCGGCCGCCAAGCCGACCGCCAAGCCGACCAAGCAGTCCGGAAGGCCGGCAACAAAGGCGACGGTTAAGGCCAAATTCAAGGCCCCGAAGACTGCGGCAGTCGTCGTCCAGCTGCAGCCGGCGGCTGTAGAGAAGGGTCAAACTTACGACTCCATCTTCCGGTCGGCTGAAGACACCGTGAAATTGGAGGAACTGGGGATCGAGCGCATCCTCTTCCGTCATACGGCGACGGGAGCGAGGATGCTCGAGATCCCCGGTTCCGACAAAGAGGAGAAGGCCGACCGGCTCGCCAGCCGGCTCAGGGAGGCCCTCTCGGACGTGGCCACCGTCGTCAGGCCCGTTAAGACCGCGCAGGTGCGCATCTCGGGCCTGGATGACACGGCCACTCCCGAGAGGGTGGCGGCGGCGGTCGCGAAGGCGACATCGTCCGACGTCGGCACGGTGAGGGTCGGGGCGATCCGCTCCGGCTTCGGCGGCATGGGCTCCACCGTCGTAACCTGCCCCGTCTCGGTTGCGAAAGCGCTGACCGAGGGGGGCAGGCTACTGATCGGCTGGAGCTCGGTGCGAGTGTCGGCCCTGGAGGCGCTCCCCATGCGCTGCTTTAAGTGCATGGGGTTGGGCCACACGCGCCCGAAGTGTCCGGCGTCTGTCGACAGGGGCGACCTCTGCTTTAAATGCGGGAACGCGGGGCACAAGGTCGCCTCCTGCCCGGAGAAGACACCGCGCTGCGTGGTGTGCGCCGAGGGAGGTAAACCCTCGGGGCACATCATGTGCGGCCGCAGGTGCAGGCCTGCGACCTCGAAAGGAAAGGGGGCCCTCGGAACCCGGGCCCCCCGAGAGACCGCAAGCCAGACAGCCGCAGACGGCGTTGCCCCCCCGGCCGCGGCGGGGGAGGTGGAGGTTGTGATGTCTGAGTAA